One part of the Ralstonia pickettii genome encodes these proteins:
- a CDS encoding malate dehydrogenase — protein sequence MAKAPMRVAVTGAAGQIGYALLFRIAAGEMLGKDQPVILQLLEIPDEKAQKALKGVMMEIEDCAFPLLAGMEAHSDPMTAFKDVDVALLVGARPRGPGMERADLLSANAQIFTAQGKALNAVASRNVKVLVVGNPANTNAYIAMKSAPDLPRENFTAMLRLDHNRALSQIAAKTGKPVSSIEKLFVWGNHSPTMYADYRYATIDGKSVKDMINDPVWNNDVFLPTVGKRGAAIIEARGLSSAASAANAAIDHVRDWVLGSNGKIVTMGIPSNGEYGIPKDVMFGFPVTTENGKYKIVEGLEIDEYSQGKIKITLDELEAERAGVQHLL from the coding sequence ATGGCAAAAGCACCCATGCGCGTCGCAGTGACCGGCGCTGCTGGACAGATTGGTTACGCCCTGCTGTTCCGCATCGCCGCTGGCGAAATGCTGGGCAAGGATCAGCCCGTCATCCTGCAACTGCTGGAAATCCCCGATGAGAAGGCCCAAAAGGCGCTCAAGGGTGTGATGATGGAGATCGAAGACTGCGCATTCCCGCTGCTGGCCGGCATGGAAGCGCATTCCGACCCGATGACCGCCTTCAAGGACGTCGACGTGGCCCTGCTGGTGGGCGCGCGCCCCCGTGGTCCGGGCATGGAGCGTGCAGACCTGCTGTCGGCCAACGCCCAGATCTTCACGGCACAAGGCAAGGCTCTGAACGCCGTGGCCTCGCGCAACGTCAAGGTGCTGGTGGTCGGGAACCCTGCCAACACCAACGCCTACATTGCCATGAAGTCGGCGCCGGACCTGCCGCGCGAGAATTTTACCGCCATGCTGCGCCTGGACCACAACCGTGCCTTGTCGCAAATCGCTGCCAAGACCGGCAAGCCGGTGTCGTCCATCGAAAAGCTGTTCGTGTGGGGCAACCACAGCCCGACGATGTACGCCGACTACCGCTACGCCACGATCGACGGCAAGAGCGTCAAGGACATGATCAACGACCCGGTGTGGAACAACGACGTGTTCCTGCCGACCGTTGGCAAGCGCGGCGCCGCCATCATCGAAGCGCGCGGCCTGTCGTCGGCTGCTTCGGCTGCCAACGCCGCCATTGACCACGTGCGTGACTGGGTACTGGGCAGCAACGGTAAGATCGTCACGATGGGCATCCCGTCGAACGGCGAATACGGCATTCCGAAGGACGTGATGTTCGGTTTCCCGGTCACCACGGAGAACGGCAAGTACAAGATCGTCGAAGGGCTGGAAATCGACGAGTACAGCCAAGGCAAGATCAAGATCACGCTCGACGAGCTGGAAGCCGAGCGCGCAGGCGTACAGCATCTGCTGTAA
- a CDS encoding HpcH/HpaI aldolase/citrate lyase family protein encodes MHPTEVLFQDDALPAQLPVCDHYAGAEKLMRKSLALQQTLGPVFDITFDCEDGAAIGQERAHAELAAALINSDDNRFNRIGVRIHDPNHDAWTQDVDILVGLAGRRLAYVTVPKVRDVVEVARVTDRINQAAKAAGIARHLPIHVLIETHGALAQVFDIASLVQVECLSFGLMDFVSAHNGAIPGAAMGSPEQFEHPLIRRALADISAACHAHGKVPSHNVSTDIKHPDRAGADATRARNEFGYLRKWSIHPDQIAPIVSAFRPSHEEVTHASAILASAQDTAWGPIQHEGRLHDRASYRYWWAVLQRAHTTGVEMPPDAVARFFA; translated from the coding sequence GTGCACCCTACCGAGGTTTTGTTCCAGGACGATGCCCTTCCGGCTCAACTGCCGGTCTGCGACCACTACGCGGGCGCAGAAAAACTGATGCGCAAATCGCTCGCCCTGCAACAAACCCTTGGCCCCGTCTTCGACATCACGTTCGACTGCGAAGACGGCGCCGCCATCGGCCAGGAGCGCGCACACGCCGAACTGGCCGCCGCGCTCATCAACAGCGACGACAACCGTTTCAACCGCATTGGCGTGCGCATCCACGATCCAAACCACGATGCGTGGACGCAAGACGTCGATATCCTCGTAGGCCTTGCCGGCCGCCGCCTCGCCTACGTCACGGTGCCCAAGGTGCGCGACGTGGTGGAAGTGGCACGCGTGACCGATCGCATCAACCAGGCCGCCAAGGCAGCGGGCATTGCGCGGCACCTGCCGATCCACGTCTTGATCGAAACACATGGGGCCCTGGCGCAGGTGTTCGATATCGCTTCGTTGGTGCAGGTGGAATGCCTGAGTTTCGGCCTGATGGATTTCGTTTCGGCACACAACGGCGCGATTCCGGGCGCGGCGATGGGCTCGCCCGAGCAGTTCGAGCACCCGCTGATCCGCCGCGCGCTTGCCGATATTTCGGCCGCGTGCCACGCGCACGGCAAAGTGCCGTCGCACAACGTCAGCACCGACATCAAACACCCGGACCGCGCCGGCGCCGATGCCACTCGCGCGCGCAACGAGTTCGGCTATCTGCGCAAGTGGAGCATCCATCCGGACCAGATTGCGCCGATCGTTTCGGCGTTCCGCCCATCGCACGAAGAAGTGACACACGCGAGCGCCATTCTTGCATCTGCGCAAGACACCGCGTGGGGACCGATCCAGCACGAAGGGCGGCTGCATGACCGCGCGAGCTATCGCTACTGGTGGGCCGTGCTGCAACGGGCGCACACCACCGGCGTGGAGATGCCGCCCGACGCGGTTGCGCGCTTCTTCGCGTGA
- the prpB gene encoding methylisocitrate lyase, whose translation MTAHTQASAGARFRQALVEESPLQVVGTINANHALLAKRAGYRAIYLSGGGVAAGSLGLPDLGISGLDDVLTDVRRITDVCDVPLLVDVDTGFGASAFNVARTTKSLIKFGAAAMHIEDQVGAKRCGHRPNKEIVSKEEMVDRIKAAVDARTDANFVIMARTDALAVEGFDRALERAVACVEAGADAIFPEAMTELSMYRKFVDEVKVPVLANITEFGQTPLFTRDELASAGVSMILYPLSAFRAMNKAAENVYAAIRRDGTQQNVVDTMQTRMELYDSIGYHDYEAKLDALFAQNRG comes from the coding sequence ATGACTGCACACACCCAAGCCAGCGCAGGGGCGCGCTTTCGCCAGGCGCTGGTTGAAGAATCGCCGCTGCAGGTGGTTGGCACCATCAACGCCAACCACGCGCTGCTGGCCAAGCGCGCCGGCTATCGCGCGATCTATCTTTCGGGCGGCGGCGTGGCAGCGGGCTCGCTCGGATTGCCGGATCTCGGCATATCGGGCCTGGACGACGTTTTGACGGACGTCCGCCGCATCACCGATGTGTGCGATGTACCGCTGCTGGTCGATGTCGACACGGGTTTCGGCGCTTCCGCATTCAACGTAGCGCGCACGACCAAGTCGCTCATCAAGTTTGGCGCCGCGGCCATGCATATCGAAGACCAAGTCGGCGCCAAGCGCTGCGGCCATCGACCCAACAAGGAGATCGTCTCGAAGGAAGAGATGGTCGACCGGATCAAAGCGGCCGTCGATGCCCGCACCGACGCCAACTTTGTCATCATGGCCCGCACCGATGCGCTGGCCGTCGAAGGGTTCGACCGCGCCCTGGAACGGGCCGTGGCCTGCGTGGAAGCCGGCGCGGACGCGATCTTCCCGGAAGCAATGACGGAACTCTCGATGTACCGCAAGTTTGTCGACGAGGTGAAGGTCCCGGTGCTGGCGAACATCACCGAATTTGGCCAGACGCCGCTGTTCACGCGCGATGAGCTGGCCTCCGCGGGCGTGTCGATGATCCTGTATCCGCTGTCGGCATTCCGGGCGATGAACAAGGCTGCGGAGAACGTGTACGCAGCCATTCGCCGCGACGGCACGCAACAGAACGTCGTCGACACCATGCAGACGCGCATGGAACTCTACGACAGCATCGGTTACCACGACTACGAAGCCAAGCTGGACGCGCTGTTCGCACAGAACCGCGGGTAA
- a CDS encoding 2-methylcitrate dehydratase produces the protein MSATVANIRMNPDKAIVDDVTLPGGAGRPGPTASGAIEPIGTMALGTTLVAGQAIEAHQDTVVRGTRSTALRMKIACADDKPFTTIDHDAKKRPIADGIPARINGGKTFNGVVAQYPPGQKPCRATRLPVCM, from the coding sequence ATGTCCGCAACGGTTGCGAACATCCGCATGAATCCAGACAAGGCCATCGTCGACGACGTGACCTTGCCCGGAGGCGCGGGGCGCCCTGGGCCCACAGCATCCGGGGCCATCGAGCCAATTGGAACGATGGCGCTCGGTACCACCCTGGTCGCCGGTCAGGCCATCGAGGCGCACCAAGACACCGTCGTCCGCGGCACGCGCAGCACTGCGCTGCGTATGAAAATTGCCTGCGCGGACGACAAGCCTTTCACCACGATTGACCACGACGCCAAGAAACGTCCGATTGCCGATGGCATCCCCGCCCGCATCAACGGCGGCAAGACGTTCAACGGAGTTGTGGCGCAGTATCCGCCCGGTCAGAAGCCTTGCCGAGCGACGCGTTTGCCGGTTTGTATGTGA